In the Ricinus communis isolate WT05 ecotype wild-type chromosome 3, ASM1957865v1, whole genome shotgun sequence genome, TACCAAGCTCGTGGAGCTTTCTTTAACCCATATAATGCTTTTTTCAGCTTATAAACTTTATGCTCTTTTCCAATTTAAACATAACCAGGAGGTTGTTCAATGAATACCTGTTCTTCCAAGTTGCCGTGTAGGAATGCCGACTTCACATCCAATTGGAACAATGGCCATGAACTTTGTGCAGCTAGTGCAATCAACAATCTGATCGTATCATGCTGAACAACAGGAGCAGACACTTTTTTGTAATCCACACCGTACCCTTAGCAACCAGTCGCGCTTTATATTTATCTACCTCGCCATTCTCCTTCAGCTTTGTCTTATAAACCCATTTAACACCAATAGTTTTCTGCCCTTTAGGGAGATCAGTCAACTTCCAAGTGGTATTCTTCTTAATGGAAGAAATCTCTACATTCATAACTTCGTGCCATTTTGATTCTTTCACCGCCTCTTCAAAACCTATTGGATCACAATTTGAAAATAAGGCAAAATGAGTAACATCTTCTTCATTAATTCCCTCTACCACAAAATCCTCCATCCATGCAGGCCTCCTCTTATTATGTTGAAGACGCTCATTTGCTGGTTCGGCTGCTTGCTACTCCTTTTGCACTTGCTCTAATGGTTGTTGCCTTCCATCTTCATTATCACCATTAAAATCAGCTTTAATTGGTTGTTCAACTCTGTTTGCATCCCAATTCCAAAAATAATCCTTATCAAACACCACATCATGGCTAATAACAATTTTCTTGGTGATAGAATTGTATAACTTATAGGCTTTTGACTGCTCACtaacacaaaaaaaaagtagttTTCTCCTTTATCATCAAGCTTTTTCCTCTTCTGATCTAGAACATGGGCATAGGCAACACACCTAAAGATTCTGAAATAATCTACGATAGGTCTTTGATGATTCCAAGCTTCTTTTTGGTGTGACATTTTGAACAGCTACGGTGGGGCTTCTATTCAAGATATGGACGCTCCAATTGACTGCTTCAGGCCAGAAAGTTTTTGGAACTCCACTCCTTGTCAAAAGACTTCATACCATGTTCAAAATTGTGTGATTCTTCCTTTCGCAAATGCCATTTTGTTGAGGCGTGTATGATGTAGTTAGTTGCCTCTTTATTCCTTACTCATcacaaaaaataacaaatactTTTGAATTGTACTCTCCACCACGATCACTGTGCAGGAGTCCCTGCTTCTTTCTTAACTAAAgctttaaaacttttaaaaactgtgaaagctttagattttttatgtaaataataaacCCATGTTTTTCTACTAAAATCATCAACAAAcgatataaaatatcatttatatcCATTTGACATTGGAGTGATGGGTCCACACAAGTCTGAATGCACAAGCTCTAATGCCTTCCTCGCCTTCCatgattttcctttttgaaATGGTTCTCGATGTTGTTTGCTGATGACACATTCTTCACATACTTGAGAAGAAATTCAGATTTGTGGGAGGCCTATCACCATATTATTTTGCTGCAGTGTTTTTAATCCCCCAAAATTTAAATGCCCATACCGAAAATGCCAAAGTCGGCCTTCATCTTTCAACCTTGCAGAGAAACATGAGTTGGTGATGGTGTGAAGATAAAATGGAAACATCTTGTTAGATGTCATATCAACTTAGGCAATTAATCCCAATTTCTCATCTTGAATTTTACAAACTCCATCTTTAATGGAAATCTCATATCCCTTTTCTTGTAGCTGTCCAATACTCAACAAATTTGTTCTCAAATCTGGAATAAAAAGAACATTATATATAGTCTGAACAACATTGCTTTTAGTTTGAATTGTTACCTCTTCTTTCCCCATCACAGAGATTCTTGAATCATCACCAAACTTCACATTGTCACGAAAAGACTCGTCTAACACCGAAAACGCAGACTTGTCACCACTCATATGGTTGCTGCAACCTGTGTCTAGGTACCATAAATTTTTCTGCATTTCTTCTTTGATATGACAAACCATCAACAAAGACACTTCTTCTTCATTCTCTGCAAAGTTAGTtctttctccattttctttattcaaatTAACTCGACATTCTGATTGATAATGGCCATACCTATGACATCGAAAACACTCAACATCAGACTTGTCTACTGACTTTGCTCTGAAAGATGTAGAGTGATGGCCTTTACGTCCTCTTCCTTTCCTCTGGGAATGAACCTTATGCTGCTGATGATGATTTTAGTAGCCACGATCATTGTTTCCTCTTCCTCCACCTCTGCCTCTACCACGACCTCCTCTAGTTGTGAAATGATTTTCTGTAGAAGCCTTCAATGCATGTTCCTCCTTCTCTTGCTAGCAAATTTTTCTCTCATGAATCAGCAAAGAACTTTACAGTTCATCAATTGAAAGCTCTTCGATGACATGATCTTCCTCAATGGAACAAACTACAAAATTGAATTTTGGAGTCATGGAGCGTAGAATCTTCTCAACCACAGCAACATCATATGTTCTGTCACCATGAATTCGCATCTTGTTGACAATGGCCATCGTACGTGAAAAATAATCGGTTACCGACTCACCTGATTTCATTCGTAGTATTTCAAACTCTGAACGAAGTGCTTGAAGCTGCTGCCTCTTTGCTCTTATAGAACCttgatattttttcttcatGCAATCCCAAATATGCTTGGACATCTTTGCAAAGGATGGTTTCCAAGATTGAATGATCAATGGcttgaaaaagataaattttcgCCTTTAAATCTTTCAAGTGCAGccctttatttctttttcctgagCCTCTGTCACAGCTACGCCATTCGCTGGTTCCTCAATTCCCTCAGAAACAACCTGCCAATACTCCTTGGACCTCAAGAAATTCTCCATCAATATACTCCAGTGATCGTAGTATCCATCAAAGTGAGGAATGGATGGTTGAACAAAGTTGTCGGTAGCCATTACTTTGTTTGTTGTTGCTGCTACAAAAACAAGGTTTTAAACCTAGCTCTGATATCACTGTTAGAATAAACagcaagagaaagaaaaaatatttactgtTAATAGGAATTGCAGAAACTTGTTTTATCTGGTAAGACTAATATATtaacattattttattgattaaacaTAAGCCTTTTTATAGGCTAAACCATAACAAATTTTAGAGAGATATTAGGACTCAACTAATCCACTAGCAACTATCTCCCTAATTATATGTAagcaaaataacatatatgaTTTGCTCCTAAAGACTAGGACACCAGCTAACAAACTCAACTAAAAATCATGCAACAAATACATTATGTcattaaaatgattaaaaacaaaaagatgaaaataaataaagaataatataaagtgttcttgtaattttaaaaattgaagttCATGTTTTGTATAGAGATTCATGGTTTTTGGCACATCAAAAAATTGaacaactaataaaattcCTAGCTTGAACTAAAAATGTAGAATCAAATAATTactgaataaaaaaatattagtagaatgcaaaagataaatttatacatattttgataaatatttcgTATAAATACAACATGGGCGTCTTTCTCAGCAAGAATTATTGCAAGAGATAATGGCTAGG is a window encoding:
- the LOC112536237 gene encoding uncharacterized protein LOC112536237, whose protein sequence is MSKHIWDCMKKKYQGSIRAKRQQLQALRSEFEILRMKSGESVTDYFSRTMAIVNKMRIHGDRTYDVAVVEKILRSMTPKFNFVVCSIEEDHVIEELSIDELYGHYQSECRVNLNKENGERTNFAENEEEVSLLMVCHIKEEMQKNLWYLDTGCSNHMSGDKSAFSVLDESFRDNVKFGDDSRISVMGKEEVTIQTKSNVVQTIYNVLFIPDLRTNLLSIGQLQEKGYEISIKDGVCKIQDEKLGLIA